One Phaseolus vulgaris cultivar G19833 chromosome 4, P. vulgaris v2.0, whole genome shotgun sequence DNA window includes the following coding sequences:
- the LOC137837295 gene encoding probable carboxylesterase 18, which yields MTSEIPKPKLSLPLRTRVALLFLSAVTDFSRRSDGTVNRGFMNLLDYKSRSKAKSVKGVSTKDVTVDANRNLWFRVFTPTASSGDGVVPVVIFFHGGGFAFLSSDSFGYDAVCRRFCRQINAIVVSVNYRRTPEHRFPSQYDDGEDVLKFLDENPAVLPEKADLSKCFLAGDSAGGNLAHHVAVRVAKSGLREVRVVGLVSIQPWFGGEERTAAEVKFKGAPLVSTSRTDWLWKAFLPEGSDRDHWAVNVSGANSEDLTGLDYPDTLVFVGGFDPLQDWQRRYYEWLRKSGKKAQLIEYPTMIHAFYIFPELPEAFQLISQVKDFIANRISDFK from the coding sequence ATGACTTCTGAAATACCAAAACCAAAGCTTTCTCTGCCTCTCAGAACCCGAGTTGCATTATTATTTCTCTCTGCCGTAACGGATTTTTCGCGTCGCTCTGATGGCACCGTTAATCGCGGTTTCATGAACCTCCTCGATTATAAGTCCCGATCCAAAGCCAAATCCGTTAAAGGCGTTTCTACTAAAGACGTCACAGTTGACGCCAACAGAAACCTCTGGTTTCGTGTCTTCACACCCACTGCCTCCTCCGGTGACGGAGTTGTTCCCGTTGTCATTTTCTTCCACGGCGGCGGCTTCGCTTTCCTCTCGTCGGACTCGTTTGGGTATGACGCCGTGTGCCGGCGATTCTGCCGTCAAATCAATGCCATTGTTGTCTCCGTCAACTATCGCCGCACGCCGGAGCACCGGTTCCCTTCGCAATACGACGACGGCGAGGACGTCCTCAAGTTCCTTGACGAGAATCCCGCTGTGCTTCCGGAAAAGGCGGACTTGTCAAAGTGCTTCCTCGCCGGTGACAGCGCCGGCGGGAATCTAGCTCACCATGTAGCAGTTCGGGTGGCCAAGTCGGGGCTCCGGGAAGTTCGGGTCGTCGGGTTAGTTTCCATTCAGCCGTGGTTTGGAGGGGAGGAGCGTACTGCCGCGGAGGTGAAATTTAAGGGGGCACCTCTGGTGTCGACATCAAGAACCGATTGGCTGTGGAAGGCGTTTTTGCCGGAGGGATCAGATCGCGATCACTGGGCCGTAAATGTGAGCGGAGCGAATTCGGAGGATTTGACGGGTCTGGATTACCCGGATACCCTTGTGTTTGTCGGTGGATTTGACCCGTTACAAGATTGGCAAAGAAGATATTACGAGTGGTTGAGAAAATCAGGGAAAAAGGCACAATTGATTGAGTATCCAACCATGATTCATGCATTTTATATTTTCCCTGAATTGCCAGAGGCATTTCAGTTGATCTCACAGGTTAAAGATTTTATCGCCAACAGAATCTCGGATTTCAAATGA
- the LOC137838300 gene encoding uncharacterized protein — translation MSQGGEQGGDREDNVNMPMAMLVQLQKEFEMLKKNNEEELSMLRAENAHMRRKLQEETVLNSSFETVQPGIQVNERMYNENSQTRRRWLENSGVCAGTSSRKHPFYDVIVDTPLPDNWKNLTIDKYDGSTDPDEHIAIYTTQISLYTWNDAVMCRVFPTTLKGAALSWFTRLPPLSIDCFDTLIEKFGAQFATSRSHHLTSIALVNIRQEKGESLRMFMERFGKVALGIRNLSPEVTMHHMITALKPGPFSDSLFKKPAINLDELRQRASKFMQMEELREFRNQVRVDGGEKRVTEREHPPVARRAREEFRARKFQQYTPLNTNRARILQEAMAAEIIPSPRKARTPERADRTKHCEYHKNHGHHTEECIGLKDKIEELIHAGQLKRFVQRGNSRVWLSPERDTRGRELGERRFERLERREKQVEKRDERRVGRPDERRDRIYQNTQSVRRSRERSLGRPVRGFINTISGGFSGKESSSARKQHWRNIRSVNHVFKRRTLPPMLFTDEDFQEIDPDHDDPMVITVEIAEYAVMKTLVDQGSSVDILFWDTFKRLHLREEDIVPFREQIIGFSGERVNTKGYVDLVTTFGRGSKVRKIKIRYLVVDASTSYNVLLGRSSLNKLGAIVSTPHLAMKFPTEKGEITTVYVNQRDARECYAAGLKMNLKVDKEAEKIVAMVDLDPRLNEERLEPKEETTAVLLGQDDRQCTYVSGSMPDELLSKLITLLRSNKDLFAWWPSDIPGIDPEVMCHKLSVCREAKPVSQKRRKLGEERRQAAIEETQKLIQAGFIREAKYTTWLSNVVLVKKPSGQWRMCTDYTDLNKACPKDTYPLPNIDRLVDGASGQEMMSFLDACSGYNQIQMYAPDIPKTAFTTDVANYCYKVMPFGLKNAGATYQR, via the coding sequence ATGAGTCAAGGAGGAGAACAAGGTGGAGATCGGGAAGACAATGTTAACATGCCAATGGCAATGTTGGTccaattacaaaaagaattcgagatgttaaaaaagaataatgaagaagaattgAGTATGTTAAGAGCCGAAAACGCACACATGAGGAGAAAGTTACAAGAGGAAACGGTTTTGAATTCATCTTTCGAAACTGTCCAACCAGGGATACAGGTGAACGAGAGGATGTATAATGAAAACTCTCAAACCAGAAGAAGATGGCTTGAAAACTCTGGGGTTTGTGCAGGAACATCTTCCAGAAAACATCCGTTTTATGATGTTATAGTCGATACTCCGTTGCCTGACAATTGGAAGAACTTAACCATTGACAAATATGATGGAAGTACGGATCCTGATGAGCATATTGCAATATATACTACTCAAAtcagcttgtatacatggaATGATGCTGTTATGTGCAGAGTATTTCCTACAACTCTGAAAGGGGCAGCATTGAGCTGGTTTACACGCCTCCCACCTTTGAGTATAGATTGTTTTGATACGTTGATAGAAAAGTTCGGTGCTCAATTTGCGACTAGTCGTTCCCATCATTTAACGTCAATCGCCTTAGTGAACATAAGACAAGAGAAAGGAGAGTCTTTAAGAATGTTCATGGAACGTTTTGGAAAAGTTGCTTTGGGAATCCGAAATCTTAGTCCAGAGGTCACCATGCATCATATGATAACGGCATTAAAACCGGGACCATTTTCCGATAGTCTTTTCAAGAAACCTGCGATCAATCTGGATGAACTAAGGCAACGGGCatcaaaatttatgcaaatgGAAGAATTAAGGGAGTTTCGAAACCAAGTAAGGGTTGATGGAGGCGAGAAGAGGGTGACAGAAAGAGAACATCCGCCTGTTGCAAGAAGAGCCCGAGAAGAATTCAGAGCTCGAAAGTTCCAGCAATACACACCTCTAAATACGAACAGAGCAAGAATTTTACAGGAAGCCATGGCAGCCGAAATAATACCATCACCAAGAAAAGCGAGAACACCAGAAAGGGCAGACCGCACCAAACATTGTgaatatcataaaaatcatggtCATCATACAGAAGAATGTATTGGGttgaaagataaaatagaagAGTTGATTCATGCCGGACAGTTAAAACGTTTTGTTCAAAGGGGAAATTCAAGAGTATGGTTAAGTCCAGAGAGAGATACGAGGGGGCGAGAGCTGGGTGAAAGAAGGTTTGAAAGGTTGGAAAGGAGAGAAAAACAAGTGGAAAAAAGAGACGAAAGAAGGGTTGGAAGGCCAGACGAAAGAAGAGATAGAATATATCAAAACACTCAATCAGTAAGACGAAGCAGAGAGCGAAGTTTGGGAAGACCGGTTAGGGGGTTTATAAATACGATCTCAGGAGGTTTTTCTGGGAAGGAATCCTCATCTGCACGAAAGCAACATTGGAGAAATATCAGGTCTGTTAATCATGTTTTCAAAAGAAGAACTTTACCACCAATGCTTTTCACAGACGAAGACTTCCAAGAAATTGATCCAGATCATGATGATCCTATGGTAATCACGGTTGAAATAGCCGAATATGCTGTCATGAAGACCCTGGTTGATCAAGGGAGTTCGGTCGATATCTTGTTTTGGGATACGTTCAAAAGGTTACATTTGAGAGAAGAAGACATAGTGCCTTTTCGAGAACAAATCATTGGCTTTTCAGGCGAAAGAGTTAACACAAAGGGATATGTTGATTTGGTGACAACATTTGGAAGAGGTAGCAAagttagaaaaattaaaatccgATATCTGGTAGTGGACGCATCCACATCATACAATGTGTTGCTAGGACGATCTTCCTTAAATAAGTTAGGAGCAATCGTGTCAACACCACATTTGGCCATGAAATTCCCAACAGAAAAAGGAGAAATAACTACAGTTTATGTCAATCAAAGAGATGCTCGAGAATGTTATGCAGCaggtttaaaaatgaatttgaagGTGGATAAAGAGGCTGAAAAAATAGTAGCCATGGTGGACTTGGATCCCAGATTGAATGAGGAAAGACTGGAaccaaaagaagaaacaacagcAGTACTGTTAGGCCAGGACGACAGACAATGCACTTATGTCAGTGGAAGTATGCCTGATGAATTGCTTAGCAAACTTATCACACTGTTGCGTAGTAATAAGGATTTATTTGCCTGGTGGCCGTCTGATATCCCTGGAATTGATCCAGAGGTAATGTGTCACAAATTATCTGTTTGCCGGGAAGCAAAGCCAGTATCTCAAAAACGAAGAAAGTTAGGAGAAGAACGACGACAGGCAGCAATTGAAGAAACTCAAAAGTTAATACAAGCCGGTTTTATCCGAGAAGCTAAGTATACCACGTGGTTGTCTAATGTGGTACTCGTCAAAAAACCAAGTGGACAATGGAGAATGTGTACAGATTACACCGATTTGAACAAAGCTTGTCCGAAAGACACATATCCATTGCCTAACATAGACCGACTAGTTGATGGGGCATCTGGCCAAGAGATGATGAGTTTCCTTGATGCTTGTTCGGGGTATAATCAAATACAGATGTATGCACCTGATATCCCGAAAACAGCTTTCACCACTGATGTTgcaaattattgttataaagtcATGCCTTTCGGCTTGAAGAATGCTGGGGCAACATACCAAAGATAG